A section of the Deinococcus hopiensis KR-140 genome encodes:
- a CDS encoding ABC transporter permease has product MLTFALKRLAGTLPVLLGVTLLVFGLLRLTPGDPLTALVGDELGGISATQLAQLRRQYGLDGPWYVQYGAFMEKLAGGDLVSLRTQRPVVEEIAARFPYTLQLTVVAVFLAALIAVPLGVIAALRRGSPADLLVMGLALLGVSVPTFWLGIMLMLAFALGLGWLPPSGSGGPEYFVLPTATLTFASVALIARMTRASLLETLDQDYVRTARAKGLRESRVVTRHALRSALVPIVTVIGLEFGALLSGAAVTETIFAWPGLGRLTVQAIASRDLPLIEGIVIFTAVLYTLVNLTVDLLYAALNPRIRLQYA; this is encoded by the coding sequence GTGCTGACCTTTGCCCTCAAGCGCTTGGCGGGGACCTTGCCCGTGCTGCTCGGCGTGACGCTGCTGGTCTTTGGCCTGCTGCGGCTCACGCCCGGCGACCCCCTCACCGCGCTGGTGGGGGACGAACTCGGCGGGATCTCGGCCACGCAACTCGCGCAGCTGCGTCGCCAGTACGGTCTGGACGGCCCCTGGTACGTGCAGTACGGGGCGTTTATGGAGAAACTGGCGGGCGGCGACCTCGTGTCCCTGCGCACCCAGCGGCCTGTGGTGGAGGAGATCGCCGCGCGCTTTCCCTACACGCTGCAACTCACCGTCGTGGCAGTGTTCCTCGCGGCCCTCATCGCCGTGCCGCTCGGGGTGATCGCGGCGCTGAGGCGGGGGAGCCCCGCGGACCTGCTGGTCATGGGCCTCGCCCTGCTCGGCGTGAGCGTACCCACCTTCTGGCTGGGCATCATGCTGATGTTGGCCTTTGCGCTCGGCCTGGGCTGGCTTCCGCCCTCCGGCAGCGGCGGTCCGGAATATTTCGTGCTGCCCACCGCAACCCTCACCTTCGCCTCGGTCGCCCTGATCGCGCGGATGACCCGCGCCAGCCTCCTGGAGACCCTTGACCAAGACTATGTGCGCACGGCCCGCGCCAAGGGCCTGCGCGAATCGCGCGTCGTGACCCGCCACGCCCTGCGTTCCGCCTTGGTACCCATCGTGACCGTGATCGGCCTGGAATTCGGCGCGCTGCTGTCGGGGGCCGCCGTCACGGAAACGATCTTTGCGTGGCCGGGCCTGGGCCGCCTCACCGTCCAGGCCATCGCCTCGCGCGACCTGCCGCTGATCGAAGGCATCGTAATCTTCACGGCCGTGCTCTACACCCTCGTGAACCTCACCGTGGACCTGCTCTACGCAGCGCTCAACCCCAGGATCCGGTTGCAGTATGCGTAG
- a CDS encoding ABC transporter permease: protein MRSLPRLATAPTQRAPRRRLHPVLAGLRRSRAVWIGGTLLATLVLVALAAPLLAPDAPNAQNWQNRLLPPGPGHPFGTDEFGRSVLTRVLYGGRVSLLSGFLPVLLASSVGTLIGLIAGGAGRLADTLLMRLVDVLLAFPGVLLALAIVGLFGPSFSNAVLAIGVVGIPVYARLVRAEVLRLREGEFVEAARALGTSTWRVLWRHLLPNVAPVLIVQSTLGVGGAILATASLSFLGLGVQPPTSDWGEMLASGRSQLPQAWWLEVFPGLMITLTVLAVNLLGDGLRDALDPRARR from the coding sequence ATGCGTAGCCTGCCCCGCCTCGCCACTGCTCCGACCCAACGCGCGCCTCGCCGCCGGCTGCATCCCGTCCTGGCGGGGTTGCGTCGCAGCCGGGCCGTATGGATTGGCGGGACGCTGCTGGCGACCCTGGTGCTCGTCGCGCTCGCTGCACCCCTCCTTGCGCCGGACGCCCCCAACGCGCAGAACTGGCAAAACCGGCTGTTGCCGCCCGGCCCGGGCCACCCTTTCGGTACGGATGAGTTTGGCCGCAGCGTTCTGACGCGGGTGCTGTACGGCGGGCGAGTCTCGCTGCTGTCCGGGTTCCTGCCGGTACTGCTCGCCAGTTCGGTCGGCACGCTGATCGGGCTGATTGCGGGCGGGGCTGGACGCCTCGCTGATACCCTTCTGATGCGGCTGGTGGATGTGCTGCTGGCGTTTCCAGGCGTGCTGCTGGCGCTCGCCATCGTCGGGCTGTTCGGGCCGAGTTTTTCAAACGCCGTCCTGGCGATTGGGGTGGTGGGCATCCCGGTGTATGCCCGTCTGGTACGCGCGGAGGTGCTTCGCCTGCGCGAAGGCGAGTTCGTGGAGGCCGCCCGTGCCCTCGGCACATCCACCTGGCGGGTCCTGTGGAGGCACCTGCTGCCGAACGTGGCTCCCGTCCTGATCGTGCAGTCCACCCTCGGCGTCGGCGGCGCGATCCTCGCCACCGCTTCCCTGTCGTTCCTCGGCCTGGGGGTTCAGCCGCCCACCAGTGACTGGGGCGAGATGCTCGCCAGCGGACGCTCCCAGCTGCCGCAGGCGTGGTGGCTGGAAGTCTTTCCAGGACTGATGATCACCCTCACGGTTCTCGCCGTGAACCTGCTTGGCGACGGCCTGCGCGACGCGCTGGACCCGCGTGCCCGCCGCTGA
- a CDS encoding DUF3088 family protein, giving the protein MTAPLNRDTLFLLKPDVSEGDIASYCPHSAQIEGLLTYAPELRDHLDVRHLNFPRPRPALVALLGEANQSAPVLVLGDDHPEDDLVRRAGEVAFVQGAREIATFLSRAHGTARPR; this is encoded by the coding sequence TTGACCGCTCCCCTGAACCGCGACACCCTCTTTCTGCTCAAGCCCGATGTCAGCGAAGGCGATATCGCCTCGTACTGCCCGCACTCGGCGCAGATCGAGGGCCTGCTGACCTATGCCCCAGAGCTGCGCGACCACCTTGATGTCCGCCACCTGAATTTCCCACGGCCTCGTCCAGCGCTGGTCGCGCTGCTCGGGGAGGCAAACCAGTCCGCGCCCGTCCTGGTGCTGGGGGATGACCACCCGGAAGACGACCTCGTGCGCCGCGCGGGTGAGGTGGCCTTCGTGCAGGGCGCCCGTGAGATCGCCACCTTCCTGTCCCGCGCCCACGGGACCGCCCGGCCGCGCTGA
- a CDS encoding ABC transporter substrate-binding protein — protein MKRTLLTLALLAALPVARAEGDTLTIAVNADPPTLDATVANQGITYRATSQIYEGLVFRDPQTNALVPRLATSWKQLSPTAWRFTLRKGVKFSDGTPLNAAAVKFSLDRFVDPATRAANAFILSALRDVRVVNDATVDLNLKYPYAPLLGNLAIFNPVIVSPTAVQKLGTDFARTPVGTGPYKLDRWDPGNQIVLVANPLYWGPKPRIRRIVIRTIPDEVTQIAELKSGRVDLLASVTPNVLTEFAKDPNFVVRRRTSFATAYLGFNTASGITKDVRVRQAIARAVDRNAIVKTLLGDLGARGEAPIPDIVFGASKTVKGIAFDPTDARKRLAEAGVKLGSTLTLVATNDASSRRLAQAVQFNLAAVGLTVNIQTSDFAAYRSALQKPDHAELFLMTDGPTSLDADFAFTQYFDSKEIPVNNYAFYKNAKVDGWLARARTEQNAFRRKTLYRQVQDQLQTDLPLLTLYYPVSAYVKSNRLQGEVPYWHASYIDYRRATLK, from the coding sequence ATGAAGCGAACCCTGCTCACTCTGGCCCTGCTTGCCGCCCTCCCCGTCGCCCGCGCCGAGGGGGACACCCTCACCATCGCCGTGAATGCCGACCCGCCCACCCTGGACGCCACGGTCGCCAATCAGGGCATCACCTACCGCGCCACCAGCCAGATCTACGAGGGCCTGGTGTTCCGCGATCCCCAGACCAACGCTTTGGTGCCGCGCCTGGCGACCTCGTGGAAGCAGCTCAGCCCCACCGCCTGGCGCTTTACCCTGCGCAAAGGCGTCAAGTTCTCGGACGGCACGCCGCTGAACGCCGCCGCTGTGAAGTTCTCACTGGACCGCTTTGTGGACCCCGCGACCAGGGCCGCCAACGCCTTTATCCTGAGCGCCCTCAGGGACGTGCGGGTCGTGAATGACGCGACCGTGGACCTGAACCTCAAGTACCCTTACGCGCCGCTGCTGGGCAACTTGGCAATCTTTAACCCGGTGATCGTCTCACCCACAGCGGTGCAGAAGCTGGGCACGGACTTTGCGCGCACCCCTGTGGGCACCGGGCCGTACAAGCTTGACCGCTGGGACCCCGGCAACCAGATCGTGCTCGTCGCCAACCCGCTGTACTGGGGCCCCAAGCCCAGGATCCGCCGCATCGTCATCCGCACCATTCCCGACGAGGTGACGCAGATCGCTGAGTTGAAAAGCGGGCGGGTGGACCTGCTGGCGAGCGTCACCCCGAATGTCCTGACAGAGTTTGCGAAAGACCCCAACTTCGTGGTGCGCCGCCGCACCAGTTTCGCAACGGCTTACCTCGGCTTCAACACGGCGAGTGGGATTACCAAGGACGTGCGCGTGCGGCAGGCCATCGCGCGCGCGGTGGACCGGAACGCCATTGTGAAGACGCTGCTGGGTGACCTCGGGGCACGCGGCGAGGCCCCCATCCCCGACATCGTGTTCGGCGCGTCCAAGACGGTCAAGGGCATCGCCTTTGACCCGACTGACGCCCGCAAACGGCTCGCCGAGGCGGGTGTGAAGCTGGGGAGCACCCTGACCCTGGTCGCCACCAACGACGCTTCCAGCCGCCGCCTGGCCCAGGCGGTCCAGTTCAACCTTGCGGCGGTGGGCCTGACCGTGAACATTCAGACCTCGGACTTTGCGGCCTACCGCTCAGCCCTGCAAAAACCGGACCACGCCGAACTCTTCCTGATGACCGACGGCCCGACCTCGCTGGACGCGGACTTCGCCTTCACCCAGTACTTCGACTCGAAGGAAATTCCGGTCAACAACTATGCCTTTTACAAGAACGCCAAGGTGGACGGGTGGCTCGCCCGCGCCCGTACCGAGCAGAACGCCTTCAGGCGCAAAACGCTCTACCGCCAGGTGCAAGACCAGTTGCAAACGGATTTGCCGCTGCTGACGCTGTATTACCCCGTCTCGGCCTACGTGAAGTCCAACCGTCTTCAGGGCGAGGTGCCGTACTGGCACGCCTCGTACATCGACTACCGCCGCGCCACCCTGAAGTGA
- a CDS encoding GNAT family N-acetyltransferase gives MTVTARAEDIRSPDAVTLIDELSAELAALYNVGDGRAGFAPENVEVPRAAFVIARVDGVPAGCGAIRPLADGSVEVKRMYTRAAYRRRGVAQAVLTELERLAEQFGYPRVKLQTGPLQPEAAALYERVGYRRIPIFAGTWDRVLAYQKDLPAALARPEVAS, from the coding sequence ATGACCGTGACCGCTCGCGCCGAGGATATCCGCAGCCCAGACGCCGTGACCCTGATTGACGAACTCAGCGCCGAACTCGCCGCCCTGTACAACGTGGGTGATGGCCGCGCGGGCTTCGCGCCGGAGAACGTTGAGGTGCCGCGCGCCGCCTTTGTGATCGCCCGCGTGGACGGGGTACCTGCCGGATGCGGCGCGATCCGCCCACTCGCCGACGGGAGCGTGGAGGTCAAGCGCATGTACACCCGCGCCGCCTACCGCCGCCGGGGAGTCGCGCAGGCGGTCCTCACGGAACTTGAGCGGCTCGCCGAGCAGTTCGGCTATCCGCGCGTCAAGCTTCAGACTGGCCCCCTCCAACCCGAGGCCGCCGCCCTGTACGAGCGCGTGGGCTACCGCCGCATCCCAATTTTTGCCGGGACTTGGGACCGGGTGCTCGCCTACCAGAAAGACCTGCCCGCTGCCCTTGCGCGGCCTGAGGTGGCCTCGTGA
- a CDS encoding LLM class flavin-dependent oxidoreductase codes for MKIAVLSLVVNAPNPVTGEHFSAAEKFENLVRQAELAEALGYDAFGVGERHGAPFLSSSPAVLLAAIAARTRRVRLLTTVAVLSVLDPVRVAEEYATLDQLSGGRLDLIIGKGNDPRHYPLFGVPEEEQWDSLAERYGLLRRLWREEDVTWGGKYRPPLSGVTTQPRPLQSPIPVWHGSASSERSTELAALYGEPIFSANAFHPLAKYKALIDHYRERLAHYGHDPVRAVVGAGAGALYLADTTDEAIRRYRPYHDAFSRSAAAQHNRSPFATLEDNVGNGPILVGSPEQVTDKLLRYQAAFGNTVLAIGVDGLSEAEQSEQLQRFAEEVAPALRRAVKSEVWNPAREPVGVGG; via the coding sequence GTGAAGATCGCGGTGCTGAGCCTGGTGGTCAATGCTCCTAACCCCGTAACCGGCGAACACTTCAGTGCCGCCGAGAAGTTCGAGAACCTGGTACGGCAGGCGGAGCTCGCCGAGGCGCTCGGGTACGACGCCTTCGGGGTGGGCGAGCGGCACGGCGCGCCCTTCCTGTCGTCCTCGCCCGCCGTGCTGCTGGCCGCCATCGCGGCGCGGACCCGCCGGGTGCGCCTGCTAACCACGGTGGCGGTGCTGAGCGTCCTCGACCCCGTGCGCGTCGCGGAGGAGTACGCGACCCTCGACCAGCTGTCCGGCGGACGGCTCGACCTGATCATCGGGAAGGGCAACGACCCGCGCCACTACCCCCTCTTCGGCGTGCCCGAGGAAGAGCAGTGGGATTCACTCGCCGAGCGCTACGGGCTGCTGCGCCGCCTATGGCGTGAGGAGGACGTGACCTGGGGGGGTAAGTACCGCCCACCCCTCTCGGGCGTGACCACGCAGCCCCGGCCCCTTCAGTCCCCCATTCCGGTGTGGCACGGCAGCGCGTCGAGCGAGCGCAGCACCGAACTCGCCGCCCTATACGGTGAACCGATCTTCTCCGCGAACGCCTTTCATCCGCTTGCCAAGTACAAGGCGCTGATCGACCATTACCGAGAGCGCCTCGCGCATTACGGTCATGACCCCGTGCGGGCGGTGGTGGGGGCGGGCGCGGGCGCGCTGTACCTCGCGGACACCACCGATGAGGCCATCCGGCGCTACCGCCCCTACCACGACGCCTTCTCGCGCAGCGCCGCCGCGCAGCACAACCGCTCGCCCTTCGCCACCCTGGAGGACAACGTCGGGAACGGCCCCATCCTGGTGGGCAGCCCCGAGCAGGTCACGGACAAATTGCTGCGCTACCAGGCAGCTTTCGGAAATACTGTGCTGGCGATTGGCGTGGACGGCCTCAGCGAGGCGGAGCAGTCCGAGCAGCTCCAGCGTTTCGCGGAGGAGGTCGCGCCGGCGCTGCGCCGCGCCGTGAAGAGTGAGGTGTGGAACCCGGCGCGCGAGCCTGTGGGGGTGGGCGGATGA
- a CDS encoding M20 aminoacylase family protein, whose translation MTTLSREQDLVTALERHLPAFVALRHHLHGFPETAYEEVRTANIVAEELASAGLEVHRLAGTGVVGVLRGPGTRAVALRADLDALNVTEETGLPYASRVPGKMHACGHDGHTTALLLAARVLAEAGDLPGTMVFVFQPAEEGGAGAKALLDAGLLDRFPVEAVYGLHNIPGLHAEQFAVLDGPVMASADGFEVVLRGVGGHAALPHEARDPVVAAGALIGTLQTLVSRSLSPLSPGVVSVTQLSAGEALNVIPDEVKVRGTVRAYTEEVRDLLEAGLRRVSAGVAQAHGVEARVTYTRSYPATVNDPREAAFVRGVLQGAFGEAGVRADLPPLMAAEDFAFLLRERPGAYVWIGNGNSAPLHSPRYDFNDGVLPRAATFWVHLARAALTRGETP comes from the coding sequence ATGACCACCCTATCCCGCGAACAGGACCTCGTCACCGCGCTGGAGCGGCATCTGCCCGCCTTCGTGGCCCTGCGCCACCACCTGCACGGCTTTCCTGAGACAGCCTACGAGGAGGTCCGCACCGCCAACATCGTTGCAGAGGAACTGGCGAGCGCTGGGCTGGAAGTGCACCGCCTCGCGGGTACAGGCGTGGTCGGCGTGCTGCGGGGTCCTGGAACGCGCGCCGTCGCCCTGCGCGCCGACCTTGACGCGCTGAACGTGACCGAGGAGACCGGGCTGCCGTACGCTTCCCGGGTGCCGGGCAAGATGCACGCCTGTGGGCACGATGGGCACACCACGGCGCTGCTGCTGGCAGCGCGGGTGCTGGCGGAAGCGGGCGACCTGCCCGGCACCATGGTCTTCGTATTTCAGCCTGCCGAGGAGGGAGGGGCAGGCGCCAAGGCGCTGCTGGACGCCGGACTGCTTGACCGCTTCCCGGTGGAAGCGGTGTACGGCCTGCACAACATTCCTGGCCTGCACGCCGAGCAGTTTGCCGTCCTGGACGGACCGGTCATGGCGAGTGCCGACGGCTTCGAGGTCGTGTTGCGCGGTGTGGGCGGCCACGCGGCCTTGCCGCACGAGGCGCGCGACCCGGTGGTGGCGGCGGGCGCCCTGATCGGGACGCTTCAAACGCTCGTGAGCCGCAGCCTGAGTCCCCTCTCGCCGGGGGTGGTGTCGGTCACGCAGCTCTCAGCGGGTGAGGCGCTCAACGTCATTCCCGACGAGGTGAAGGTGCGCGGCACGGTGCGTGCCTACACCGAGGAGGTGCGTGACCTGCTGGAGGCGGGTCTGCGGCGCGTCTCGGCGGGCGTTGCCCAGGCGCACGGCGTGGAGGCCCGCGTGACCTACACCCGCTCCTACCCCGCAACGGTCAACGACCCGCGGGAGGCAGCCTTTGTGCGCGGCGTCTTGCAAGGCGCGTTCGGTGAGGCCGGCGTGCGCGCCGACCTCCCGCCGCTGATGGCCGCCGAGGACTTCGCCTTCCTGCTGCGGGAGCGGCCCGGGGCCTACGTGTGGATCGGCAACGGCAACTCGGCCCCGCTTCACTCGCCCCGTTACGACTTCAACGATGGCGTGCTGCCGCGCGCCGCCACCTTCTGGGTGCACCTCGCCCGCGCCGCCCTGACGAGAGGGGAGACTCCATGA